The Arachis hypogaea cultivar Tifrunner chromosome 14, arahy.Tifrunner.gnm2.J5K5, whole genome shotgun sequence genome has a segment encoding these proteins:
- the LOC112743189 gene encoding signal peptide peptidase-like 4, protein MKNSIRGCISCILPCGALDVIRIVHSNGRIEELTTRTIKAADVMRAHPNHILKKYSPFNLLIVPPYADLHRGNIYFLVPLPPSPNQHAAAVDQQLSTSTHTKSVLLSCAFLYDIFWVFVYKWWFHESVMIVVARGDRSGEDGIPMLLSIIGFGDIILPGLLVAFSLRYDWLAKRNLRSGYFVWAMSAYGLGLLITYVALNLMDGHGQPALLYIVPFTLGTLLSLGKKRGKLNLLWTREEPEMPCPHNQESQQ, encoded by the exons ATGAAGAATAGCATAAGGGGATGCATATCATGCATCCTACCATGCGGGGCATTGGACGTGATACGTATAGTTCACTCTAATGGCAGAATTGAAGAGCTCACTACTCGCACCATCAAGGCTGCTGACGTCATGAGAGCTCATCCTAACCATATCCTCAAGAAATATTCTCCCTTCAACCTCCTCATCGTTCCTCCCTACGCTGACCTCCATCGTGGCAACATCTACTTCCTCGTTCCCCTCCCTCCCTCTCCCAACCAACACGCTGCAGCAGTAGATCAGCAGCTCTCCACCTCCACTCACACAA AATCTGTTCTTCTTAGTTGCGCCTTTCTATATGACATCTTCTGGGTATTTGTCTATAAGTGGTGGTTCCATGAGAGCGTAATGATAGTG GTAGCTCGAGGCGATAGGAGTGGAGAAGATGGTATCCCCATGCTGCTTAGCATAATTGGTTTTGGGGACATAATCTTACCGGGGCTTCTAGTCGCATTTTCACTAAG GTATGATTGGTTGGCAAAGAGGAACCTTCGGTCTGGATACTTTGTGTGGGCAATGAGTGCTTACGGTTTAG GTCTCCTTATTACATATGTTGCTTTGAACTTGATGGATGGGCATGGTCAACCAGCATTGCTTTATATTGTCCCGTTTACTCTTG GCACATTGTTGTCATTGGGAAAGAAGAGAGGTAAACTCAATCTTTTATGGACAAGAGAGGAACCAGAAATGCCTTGCCCTCATAACCAAGAGTCTCAACAATGA